In the Engystomops pustulosus chromosome 2, aEngPut4.maternal, whole genome shotgun sequence genome, one interval contains:
- the LOC140119549 gene encoding uncharacterized protein, producing MTTEDEIQFWLLLLGYVVSRRKRRKRETIRNYWVHPLTSQRFSKGQFHLRYGDLRKCPKRFFDYFKMSIRTFDELLENLRPVLIRSDTKMRAAISPEERLCVTIKYLATGQSFTSLHFRFLIGKATIRLIVRETCRAICDALLNVLMPEPTPETWQQIAEDFYTTTSFPNCVGALDAKDIRMKMPPNSGSKRWDSSKHSIVLLALVDSSYRFIAIDVGAYGTTGCCRIFKKSNLGRKLKEGKLNLPEHQALPGTSHPPMPYIFVADEAFGLTENILRPYPNRNITPIQKVFNYRLIRARRAIDSAFGILSNKWRVFFAPIQLEANFVQDIIKAACVLHNLVLLRDGFVFEDILSNPLHDVAWSTVRGPVSGMLVRNSFASYFVSPQGEIPWQNEKI from the exons atgacCACAGAAGACGAGATCCAGTTTTGGCTGCTGTTACTCGGATATGTCGTCTCCAGGCGGAAGAGGCGCAAGAGAGAGACGATCCGGAATTACTGGGTGCATCCTCTGACTAGTCAGCGCTTTTCTAAGGGACAGTTCCACCTCCGTTACGGCGACTTGAGGAAATGTCCTAAGAGGTTTTTCGATTATTTTAAAATGTCAATAAGAACATTCGATGAACTGCTGGAAAATCTGCGCCCCGTCCTCATCCGGAGCGACACCAAGATGAGGGCAGCAATCTCCCCGGAGGAGCGGCTCTGCGTGACTATTAA GTACCTGGCGACAGGACAAAGCTTCACGTCCCTTCACTTCCGATTCCTTATTGGAAAAGCCACCATCAGGTTGATTGTTCGTGAGACCTGCAGAGCCATCTGTGACGCCCTGCTCAATGTTCTCATGCCGGAGCCAACGCCTGAAACCTGGCAGCAGATAGCCGAGGACTTCTACACCACGACCAGCTTCCCGAATTGTGTCGGGGCCTTGGATGCAAAAGACATTCGTATGAAGATGCCACCCAACAGCGGGAGCAAGCGCTGGGACTCAAGCAAACACTCCATTGTCCTGCTGGCCTTAGTGGACAGCAGTTATAGGTTCATTGCCATCGATGTTGGAGCATACGGGACCACGGGCTGCTGCAGAATTTTTAAGAAGTCTAACCTGGGGCGTAAGTTAAAAGAAGGGAAATTGAATTTGCCTGAACATCAGGCTTTGCCTGGCACGAGTCACCCCCCTATGCCCTATATTTTTGTTGCAGACGAGGCATTTGGGCTCACTGAGAACATTTTGAGGCCCTACCCCAACAGGAACATAACTCCCATCCAAAAAGTATTTAATTACAGGCTTATTCGGGCAAGGCGAGCCATCGACAGCGCATTCGGAATTCTGTCCAACAAGTGGAGGGTCTTCTTCGCCCCTATTCAGCTGGAAGCTAACTTTGTTCAAGACATTATCAAAGCGGCCTGCGTTCTTCATAACCTGGTGCTTCTCAGGGATGGCTTCGTCTTTGAGGACATTCTTAGTAACCCCCTGCATGACGTGGCATGGAGTACGGTTCGGGGGCCTGTGAGTGGAATGTTGGTCAGAAACTCTTTTGCGAGTTACTTTGTGTCGCCACAAGGAGAAATACCCTGGCAAAATGAGAAGATTTGa